One Paenarthrobacter aurescens TC1 DNA window includes the following coding sequences:
- a CDS encoding 3-oxoadipate CoA-transferase subunit B (identified by match to protein family HMM PF01144; match to protein family HMM TIGR02428), producing the protein MSTQTSIQTSEKPLGRDELAQLVARDIVPGSFVNLGIGQPTLVSNYLTEEQNITLHTENGMLGMGPAAEGDEIDGDLINAGKIPVTELPGASYFHHADSFAIMRGGHLDICVLGAFQVSATGDLANWHTGAPDAIPAVGGAMDLATGAKDVFVMMTLLTREGVSKLVEQCTYPLTGVGCVTRVYTDKAVFLTGPDGVTVRETFGCTFEEIQELVPLPLKKAE; encoded by the coding sequence ATGAGCACCCAGACAAGCATCCAGACGTCCGAGAAACCGCTGGGCCGCGACGAGCTCGCCCAGTTGGTGGCCCGCGACATCGTTCCCGGCTCATTCGTGAACCTGGGCATCGGCCAGCCGACGCTCGTGTCCAACTACCTCACCGAGGAACAGAACATCACCCTCCACACGGAGAACGGGATGCTCGGCATGGGCCCGGCCGCGGAGGGAGACGAGATCGACGGCGACCTCATCAACGCCGGCAAGATCCCCGTCACCGAACTGCCCGGCGCCTCGTACTTCCACCACGCAGACTCGTTCGCGATCATGCGCGGCGGGCACCTGGACATCTGCGTGCTCGGCGCCTTCCAGGTCTCCGCCACCGGTGACCTCGCCAACTGGCACACCGGCGCCCCGGATGCGATTCCCGCCGTCGGTGGTGCGATGGACCTGGCCACCGGCGCCAAGGACGTCTTCGTGATGATGACTTTGTTGACCCGCGAGGGCGTGTCCAAGCTGGTGGAGCAGTGCACCTACCCGCTGACCGGCGTCGGCTGCGTCACCCGCGTGTACACGGACAAGGCTGTGTTCCTGACAGGACCCGACGGCGTCACCGTCCGGGAGACGTTCGGCTGCACGTTCGAGGAAATCCAGGAGCTCGTACCGTTGCCCCTGAAAAAGGCAGAGTAG
- a CDS encoding 3-oxoadipate CoA-transferase subunit A (identified by match to protein family HMM PF01144; match to protein family HMM TIGR02429): protein MLNFIDTVGEAVAGIKDGSTVMIGGFGNAGQPFELIDALMDCGAKDLTVVNNNAGQGAQGLALLIKEGRVRKMICSFPRQSDSWHFDAKFHAGEIELELVPQGNLAERIRAAGAGIGGFFTPTGYGTTLAEGKETRLLDGKWQVFETPIHADVALIKALKADGKGNLVYRKTARNFGPIMAAAAKHTIVQVSEIVPTGSLDPENVVTPGIYVNSVVRVDSAGTKEEVA from the coding sequence ATGCTGAATTTCATTGACACTGTGGGCGAGGCTGTCGCCGGCATCAAGGACGGCTCCACCGTGATGATCGGCGGCTTCGGCAACGCCGGGCAGCCGTTCGAACTCATCGATGCCCTGATGGATTGCGGCGCCAAGGACCTGACCGTGGTCAACAACAACGCCGGCCAGGGCGCTCAGGGCCTCGCGCTGCTGATCAAGGAAGGCCGGGTCCGGAAGATGATCTGTTCCTTCCCGCGGCAGTCCGACTCCTGGCACTTCGATGCCAAGTTCCACGCCGGCGAGATCGAGCTGGAACTGGTCCCGCAGGGCAACCTGGCCGAGCGCATCCGCGCAGCCGGCGCCGGAATTGGCGGGTTTTTCACGCCCACCGGCTACGGCACCACGCTGGCGGAGGGCAAGGAAACCCGTTTGCTGGATGGAAAGTGGCAGGTGTTCGAAACGCCGATCCACGCCGACGTCGCGCTCATCAAGGCACTCAAGGCCGACGGCAAGGGCAACCTCGTGTACCGCAAGACCGCCCGGAACTTCGGGCCCATCATGGCTGCGGCGGCCAAGCACACTATCGTGCAGGTCTCGGAGATCGTGCCCACCGGTTCCCTGGACCCGGAGAACGTGGTGACCCCGGGGATTTACGTCAACAGTGTGGTCCGCGTCGATTCTGCCGGAACAAAAGAAGAGGTGGCCTGA
- the pcaF gene encoding beta-ketoadipyl-CoA thiolase (identified by match to protein family HMM PF00108; match to protein family HMM PF02803; match to protein family HMM TIGR01930), with translation MNQAFVYDAVRTPFGKFGSGLAAVRPDDLAAHVVRESVRRAPGLDVERIDEVVFGNANGAGEENRNVARMATLLAGLPVSIPGTTVNRLCGSSLDAAIIASRQINAGDAELMLVGGAESMSRAPWVLPKTSKPYPAGDMTLASTTLGWRLVNPAMNKDWTISLGEATERLREKYGITRERQDAFAADSHNLADAAWNEGFYDSLVSQVPGTDLVRDEGIRAGSSAEKLAGLKTVFRPESSGPDGGTVTAGNASPLSDGASAAWIGSEAAAGMLGMEPLARIAGRGAHGNDPQFFGFAPVEAANKALAKAGIGWDQVGAVELNEAFAAQSLACVDAWGIDPAIVNRHGGAIAMGHPLGASGTRILGTLARSLQVSGQRWGVAAICIGVGQGLAVVLENVTAGASA, from the coding sequence ATGAACCAGGCTTTCGTGTACGACGCCGTACGCACGCCCTTTGGCAAGTTCGGCTCCGGCCTTGCCGCTGTCCGTCCCGATGACCTTGCCGCACACGTGGTCCGCGAGTCCGTTCGCCGGGCGCCGGGGTTGGACGTGGAGCGGATCGACGAGGTGGTGTTCGGCAACGCCAACGGTGCCGGCGAGGAAAACCGCAACGTCGCCCGTATGGCCACCCTCCTGGCCGGCCTGCCCGTCTCCATTCCGGGCACCACGGTCAACCGGCTCTGCGGCTCTTCCCTGGATGCTGCCATCATCGCTTCGCGGCAGATCAACGCCGGCGACGCTGAACTCATGCTGGTGGGTGGCGCGGAATCCATGAGCCGTGCGCCGTGGGTGCTGCCGAAGACCTCCAAGCCCTACCCGGCCGGGGATATGACCCTGGCGTCCACCACGCTGGGTTGGCGTTTGGTGAACCCGGCCATGAACAAGGACTGGACCATTTCCCTGGGCGAAGCCACCGAACGCCTCCGCGAGAAGTACGGGATCACCCGTGAGCGGCAGGATGCTTTTGCGGCAGATTCCCACAACCTGGCCGACGCTGCGTGGAACGAAGGCTTTTACGATTCTTTGGTGTCACAGGTTCCGGGCACCGATTTGGTCCGTGATGAGGGCATCCGTGCCGGATCATCGGCGGAGAAGCTGGCTGGGCTGAAGACCGTTTTCCGGCCTGAGTCCTCAGGGCCCGACGGCGGTACGGTCACCGCCGGGAATGCCTCGCCGTTGTCTGATGGTGCTTCGGCTGCGTGGATCGGTTCGGAAGCGGCTGCTGGGATGCTGGGCATGGAGCCCCTGGCCCGCATCGCCGGCCGTGGTGCGCATGGCAACGATCCCCAGTTCTTCGGATTCGCGCCGGTGGAAGCGGCTAACAAGGCCCTTGCGAAGGCGGGCATCGGCTGGGACCAGGTTGGCGCCGTCGAACTTAACGAGGCGTTCGCCGCGCAGTCGCTGGCGTGCGTTGACGCGTGGGGGATTGATCCCGCAATCGTGAACCGCCACGGTGGTGCGATCGCCATGGGCCACCCGCTCGGTGCCTCCGGTACTCGCATCCTTGGCACGCTGGCCCGTTCCTTGCAGGTTTCCGGGCAGCGCTGGGGCGTCGCAGCGATCTGCATCGGCGTGGGCCAAGGCCTGGCCGTGGTGCTCGAAAACGTCACTGCCGGCGCATCGGCATAG
- the pcaC gene encoding 4-carboxymuconolactone decarboxylase (identified by match to protein family HMM PF02627; match to protein family HMM TIGR02425) yields MSTVSGDAERNGAVQADATAQDIYDAGMVVRREVLGDAHVDRANANKDSFTEDYQDMITRIAWGGIWTRPGLSRHMRSAVTLTALVAHGHWEELAMHVRAALNNGLSRDEIKEILLQTAIYCSVPSANSAFKTAQTVFAEIDASEPN; encoded by the coding sequence ATGAGTACTGTTTCCGGCGATGCCGAACGCAACGGTGCCGTGCAGGCGGACGCCACCGCGCAAGACATTTACGACGCCGGCATGGTGGTTCGCCGCGAAGTGCTGGGCGACGCGCACGTGGACCGAGCCAACGCGAACAAGGATTCCTTTACCGAGGACTACCAGGACATGATCACCAGGATCGCCTGGGGTGGCATCTGGACGCGGCCCGGCCTGAGCCGGCACATGCGATCCGCTGTCACCCTCACGGCGCTGGTGGCGCACGGTCACTGGGAGGAGCTTGCCATGCACGTCCGGGCGGCCCTCAACAACGGCCTGAGCAGGGACGAAATCAAGGAAATCCTGCTGCAGACCGCCATTTATTGCAGTGTGCCGTCGGCCAACTCGGCCTTCAAGACGGCACAGACAGTATTCGCTGAGATCGACGCATCCGAACCCAACTGA
- a CDS encoding putative 3-carboxy-cis,cis-muconate cycloisomerase (pcaB) (identified by match to protein family HMM PF00206) — MTDGDFGLLSPVSASPAVAALTGDRAVIAAILDVEASWAAVLEDAGLVPAGSAAVVAEAAHVDSYDAASVAERAQGGGNPVIPLLGDLRARVKSVDSAGIGAGKAVHTSLTSQDVLDSALMLLASRTVSALLLDVKGTTTALAALAEQHAETLCVGRSLTQHALPYTFGLRSAQWFQGVAAAASRLESLELPVQFGGAGGTLASGTKLTAGSASTPFTLADSLAAALGLAPAAAPWHTNRLAITALGDGLAALIDSFGKIAADLLFLSRPEVAELGEPLAAGRGVSSAMPQKQNPVLSVLIRSAALQAPGLASQLHLAAATFNDERPDGAWHSEWPALRQLLALALGAAGHLRELMEGLRVFPDAMRRNLELTGPLLLSEGVAAAVAPLLGEDGKQKLQAVVDETLKAPAAEQSRIYTKLLRETVPADKLSDAELEALLNPASYLGEAAQISRRIFAAYPDYAGFSSKGATRG; from the coding sequence ATGACCGACGGCGACTTCGGCCTCCTTAGCCCCGTCTCGGCGTCGCCCGCTGTGGCTGCGCTGACGGGCGACCGCGCCGTGATCGCGGCAATTCTCGACGTCGAAGCCTCCTGGGCTGCCGTCCTCGAGGACGCGGGGCTCGTCCCTGCCGGGTCTGCCGCTGTGGTGGCCGAAGCCGCCCATGTGGACTCCTACGACGCCGCTTCGGTGGCGGAACGGGCCCAAGGTGGCGGAAACCCGGTGATCCCGCTGCTCGGTGACCTCCGTGCCCGGGTCAAGTCCGTGGACTCGGCCGGGATCGGCGCCGGCAAAGCCGTCCACACCTCGCTGACCAGCCAGGACGTCCTCGACTCCGCGCTCATGCTGCTCGCCAGCCGCACCGTTTCGGCGCTGCTGCTGGACGTCAAAGGCACGACGACGGCGCTCGCCGCCTTGGCGGAACAGCATGCGGAAACGCTGTGCGTGGGCAGGAGCCTGACGCAGCACGCACTTCCGTACACGTTCGGACTCAGGTCTGCTCAGTGGTTCCAGGGTGTTGCGGCTGCGGCTTCACGCTTGGAGTCCTTGGAGCTGCCGGTCCAGTTCGGCGGAGCCGGCGGCACGTTGGCCTCCGGGACCAAGCTGACTGCCGGTTCAGCTTCCACGCCTTTCACGCTGGCCGACTCGTTGGCTGCCGCACTTGGCCTCGCCCCGGCTGCCGCTCCCTGGCACACCAACCGCCTGGCCATTACGGCGTTGGGGGACGGCCTCGCTGCACTCATCGATTCCTTCGGCAAGATCGCGGCGGACCTGCTCTTCCTGAGCCGACCTGAAGTTGCGGAACTCGGCGAACCTTTGGCGGCCGGGCGCGGTGTTTCTTCCGCCATGCCGCAGAAGCAGAACCCAGTCCTGTCCGTGCTCATCCGCAGTGCGGCGTTGCAGGCTCCCGGCCTCGCGTCGCAACTGCACCTGGCTGCGGCCACCTTCAACGATGAGCGACCCGATGGCGCCTGGCACAGCGAATGGCCTGCTTTGCGTCAGCTGCTCGCGTTGGCCCTGGGCGCAGCCGGACACCTCCGCGAACTCATGGAAGGTCTTCGCGTCTTCCCGGATGCCATGCGCCGGAACCTCGAACTAACAGGGCCGCTGCTGCTCAGCGAAGGTGTGGCTGCCGCCGTCGCTCCTCTGCTGGGCGAGGACGGAAAGCAGAAGCTGCAGGCCGTCGTCGACGAAACCCTGAAAGCACCCGCCGCCGAGCAGTCCCGCATTTACACCAAGCTGCTGCGCGAAACCGTCCCCGCGGACAAGCTGTCCGATGCCGAACTCGAAGCACTCCTGAATCCCGCAAGCTACCTCGGCGAAGCCGCACAGATCAGCCGTAGGATCTTTGCCGCGTACCCGGACTATGCAGGATTCTCCTCGAAAGGAGCCACGCGTGGCTAA
- the pcaG gene encoding protocatechuate 3,4-dioxygenase, alpha subunit (identified by match to protein family HMM PF00775; match to protein family HMM TIGR02423), with product MSKLTPTPGQTVGPFYGYALPFNKDNELLAPGSPGSIRLQGTVYDGSGSTIPDAILEIWQPDSEGNIVQRTGSLVRDGYTFTGWGRGSVGNSGVYTFTTVNPGPTKPGAAAFISVAVFARGLMNRLFTRVYLPENEEALANDPLLSSLDPERRKTLIARRDPDGGLTWDIRLQGGDETVFLDFQQDGSLETSVNADTPA from the coding sequence ATGAGCAAGCTGACACCCACACCGGGCCAGACCGTAGGCCCGTTCTACGGCTACGCACTCCCCTTCAACAAGGACAACGAGCTCCTGGCTCCGGGCAGCCCCGGCAGCATCCGCCTGCAAGGCACGGTCTACGACGGATCCGGCAGCACCATCCCGGACGCCATCCTGGAGATCTGGCAGCCGGATTCCGAGGGCAACATCGTGCAGCGCACCGGTTCGCTGGTTCGCGACGGCTACACGTTTACCGGCTGGGGTCGCGGCTCTGTTGGCAACTCCGGCGTATACACCTTTACCACGGTCAACCCCGGCCCCACCAAGCCCGGCGCTGCGGCGTTCATCTCCGTTGCGGTCTTCGCCCGAGGCCTCATGAACCGCCTCTTCACCCGCGTGTACCTGCCGGAAAACGAAGAAGCATTGGCTAACGATCCCCTGCTGAGCTCCTTGGATCCGGAGCGCCGCAAGACGCTGATCGCACGCCGCGATCCCGACGGCGGCCTCACTTGGGATATCCGCCTGCAGGGTGGCGACGAGACCGTGTTCCTGGACTTCCAGCAGGACGGCTCGCTGGAAACCAGCGTCAACGCGGACACACCGGCATGA
- the pcaH gene encoding protocatechuate 3,4-dioxygenase, beta subunit (identified by match to protein family HMM PF00775; match to protein family HMM TIGR02422): METQADLSAEMKGISDRYAEALKNGRGPETMPRLDYAPYRSSILRHPTKNLHHADPETIELYSPAFGHQDVHALESDLTIQHNGEPQGERIIVAGRVLDGDGRPVAGQLVEIWQANAAGRYIHKRDQHPAPLDPNFTGVGRCITGDDGSYSFTTIKPGAYPWKNHLNAWRPAHIHFSMFGSEFTQRIVTQMYFPGDQLFPLDPIYQSIVDQDARDRLVAEYDHELTSPEWALGYKWDIILTGSKRTWTENEAYGDAGDEE; this comes from the coding sequence GTGGAAACCCAAGCCGATCTCAGTGCTGAGATGAAGGGCATCAGTGACCGCTACGCCGAGGCACTGAAGAACGGCCGGGGCCCGGAGACCATGCCGCGCCTGGACTACGCACCGTACCGCAGCAGCATCCTGCGTCACCCCACCAAGAACCTGCACCACGCGGACCCGGAGACCATCGAACTCTACTCGCCCGCTTTCGGTCACCAGGACGTTCACGCGCTGGAGTCGGACCTGACCATCCAGCACAACGGCGAGCCCCAAGGGGAGCGCATCATCGTCGCCGGCCGTGTCCTTGACGGTGACGGCCGACCGGTGGCCGGTCAGCTTGTGGAGATCTGGCAGGCCAACGCCGCCGGTCGCTACATCCACAAGCGCGATCAGCACCCCGCGCCTCTGGATCCCAACTTCACCGGCGTCGGCCGCTGCATCACCGGTGACGACGGCTCGTACAGCTTCACCACCATCAAGCCCGGTGCGTATCCGTGGAAGAACCACCTGAACGCCTGGCGTCCGGCGCACATCCACTTCTCCATGTTCGGCTCGGAGTTTACGCAGCGCATCGTCACCCAGATGTACTTTCCGGGCGACCAGCTGTTCCCGCTGGACCCCATCTACCAGTCGATCGTGGACCAAGATGCCCGCGACCGTCTCGTGGCGGAGTACGACCATGAGCTCACCAGCCCCGAGTGGGCGCTCGGCTACAAATGGGACATCATCCTGACCGGTTCCAAGCGGACCTGGACGGAAAACGAAGCATACGGCGACGCCGGGGACGAGGAGTAG
- a CDS encoding putative 4-hydroxyphenylpyruvate dioxygenase (identified by match to protein family HMM PF01261), with protein MRTGIATVCLSGTLKEKMQACAIAGFDGIEIFEQDLVTSPHSPEEVRKMAADLGLGLDLYQPFRDFDGVTPELLKANLKRAEAKFNLMERLGMDTILVCSNVATATIDDDELRASQLAELAELAGDHGVEVAYEALAWGKYVNDYEHAYRLVEMVDHPNLGTCLDSFHILSRDWDTAPIEQINAEKIFFVQVADAPKLSMDVLSWSRHYRVFPGEGQFELAKFMGHVVRAGYTGPVSLEVFNDVFRQSDTERTAVDAMRSLIWLEEQSAKWLASTAVETGTETAAGNGSASRRRYPMELATLPKVNEPAGFNFAEVKADDTAQLEKLLGQLGFEFEGRHRTKDVQLWTMGQARVIINEQAASHSEPAIAALGFDVDSPVIASARAQQLKAPVVARKVQADEEVFQGISAPDSTEIFLCQGSPDGTAAWTHEFGEGLEHSAAQRNAVIDHVNLAQPWQHFDEAVLFYTSALALEPQPFAEVPSPSGLVRSQVMETSNGAVRLVLNLAPAQQSQETARKTYQEHIAFAVDDLVATARSARDRGLEFLQIPANYYEDLDARFDLQPDFLATLMELNLLYDRDANGEFLHFYTATVGSVFFEMVERRGNYDGYGAPNAPVRHAVQYDSLHRV; from the coding sequence ATGCGCACCGGAATCGCCACAGTCTGCCTGTCCGGCACGCTGAAGGAGAAGATGCAGGCCTGCGCCATCGCGGGTTTCGATGGCATCGAGATCTTTGAACAGGACCTCGTCACTTCACCGCACAGCCCGGAAGAAGTCCGGAAAATGGCTGCCGACCTTGGCCTGGGCCTAGATCTCTACCAGCCGTTCCGCGATTTCGACGGCGTCACGCCGGAGCTGCTGAAGGCCAACCTTAAGCGGGCCGAGGCCAAGTTCAACCTCATGGAACGTCTGGGCATGGACACCATCCTGGTCTGCTCCAACGTGGCCACCGCAACCATCGACGACGACGAACTCCGCGCCTCCCAGCTGGCAGAACTTGCAGAACTGGCCGGGGATCACGGCGTCGAGGTTGCCTACGAGGCCTTGGCTTGGGGCAAGTACGTCAACGACTACGAGCATGCGTACCGCCTGGTGGAGATGGTGGACCACCCCAACCTCGGCACCTGCCTGGACTCGTTCCACATCCTTTCCCGCGACTGGGACACCGCGCCGATCGAGCAGATCAACGCGGAGAAGATCTTCTTCGTCCAGGTTGCCGACGCCCCCAAGCTCTCCATGGACGTACTGTCCTGGAGCCGTCACTACCGTGTGTTCCCGGGTGAGGGACAGTTCGAGCTCGCCAAGTTCATGGGACACGTTGTCCGTGCCGGATACACGGGCCCGGTCTCCCTTGAGGTCTTCAACGACGTCTTCCGCCAGTCGGACACCGAACGGACCGCCGTGGATGCCATGCGCTCCCTGATCTGGCTGGAGGAGCAGAGTGCCAAATGGCTCGCCAGCACCGCTGTGGAAACAGGAACTGAGACCGCCGCGGGCAACGGCAGTGCGTCCCGCCGTCGTTATCCCATGGAACTGGCCACGCTGCCCAAGGTGAACGAGCCCGCCGGCTTCAACTTCGCCGAGGTCAAAGCGGACGACACCGCGCAGCTGGAGAAGCTCCTGGGCCAGCTCGGCTTCGAGTTCGAGGGCCGGCACCGCACCAAGGACGTCCAGCTCTGGACCATGGGCCAGGCCCGCGTGATCATCAACGAGCAAGCAGCCTCGCACTCGGAACCGGCTATTGCCGCTTTGGGGTTCGACGTCGACTCTCCGGTGATTGCCTCCGCTCGGGCCCAGCAACTCAAGGCGCCAGTGGTTGCTCGCAAGGTCCAAGCCGACGAAGAAGTCTTCCAAGGCATCTCCGCCCCGGACTCCACCGAGATTTTCCTGTGCCAGGGCAGCCCCGATGGCACCGCTGCGTGGACGCATGAATTCGGCGAAGGGCTGGAGCACTCCGCAGCGCAGCGAAACGCCGTGATCGACCACGTGAACCTGGCCCAGCCCTGGCAGCACTTCGACGAAGCTGTGCTCTTCTACACCAGCGCGCTGGCCCTGGAACCGCAGCCGTTCGCCGAGGTCCCGAGTCCCAGCGGGCTTGTCCGCTCGCAGGTCATGGAGACCAGCAACGGCGCGGTCAGGCTGGTCCTGAACCTGGCACCCGCCCAGCAATCCCAGGAAACGGCACGCAAAACGTACCAGGAACACATCGCCTTCGCGGTGGACGACCTCGTGGCTACGGCCCGGTCCGCCCGCGATCGTGGCCTCGAGTTCCTGCAGATTCCCGCCAACTACTACGAGGACCTGGACGCACGGTTCGATCTTCAACCCGACTTCCTGGCCACTCTCATGGAGCTCAACCTCCTGTATGACCGGGACGCCAACGGCGAATTCCTCCACTTCTACACCGCCACCGTGGGCAGTGTGTTCTTCGAAATGGTTGAGCGCCGCGGCAACTACGACGGCTACGGGGCGCCCAACGCTCCTGTGCGCCACGCTGTCCAATACGACTCGCTTCACCGGGTTTAG
- the aroE gene encoding Shikimate 5-dehydrogenase (identified by match to protein family HMM PF01488), producing the protein MSNRAESVLVGLIGEGVMPSLTPPMHEREADVQGLRLLYRPLDLLELALPATAVGDLLTAAHRMGFNGLNITHPCKQLVLEHLDEISDDARRLGAVNTVLIQDGRFTGHNTDFSGFGSALADGLPNAKLDRVVQLGAGGAGSAVAYSLLKAGVSTLNLVDMDPARAAERAAELGGLFPQATVTAHAPGELGDIMPLADGLVHCTPIGMAAHPGLPLDIELLEPRQWVADIVYRPIETQLVREARAKGCDVLDGGRMAVGQAADAFQLITGREADRERMRAHFLELIAVEDAAASLTPELTKAGH; encoded by the coding sequence ATGAGCAACCGAGCCGAGTCCGTTCTGGTGGGCCTCATAGGCGAAGGGGTCATGCCCTCGCTCACGCCGCCCATGCACGAACGCGAAGCCGATGTGCAGGGCCTTCGCTTGCTGTACCGCCCCCTCGACCTGCTGGAACTCGCATTGCCGGCCACCGCCGTCGGAGACCTCTTGACAGCGGCCCACCGCATGGGCTTCAACGGCCTGAACATCACGCATCCTTGCAAGCAGTTGGTGCTTGAACACCTTGACGAAATTTCCGACGACGCCCGTCGCCTGGGTGCCGTCAATACGGTCCTGATTCAGGACGGTCGGTTTACCGGCCACAACACGGATTTCTCGGGCTTCGGCTCCGCGCTCGCCGACGGTCTCCCGAATGCCAAGCTGGACCGCGTTGTCCAGCTCGGTGCGGGCGGTGCAGGTTCCGCCGTCGCCTATTCCCTCCTCAAAGCCGGCGTCAGCACGCTGAACCTCGTGGACATGGACCCGGCACGGGCTGCGGAACGAGCCGCTGAACTTGGAGGTCTCTTCCCGCAGGCCACAGTCACCGCGCACGCCCCCGGAGAACTCGGCGACATCATGCCCCTTGCCGACGGTCTGGTGCACTGCACCCCGATCGGCATGGCCGCCCACCCGGGACTGCCCCTCGACATCGAACTTCTGGAGCCACGCCAGTGGGTGGCTGACATTGTCTACCGCCCGATTGAGACGCAACTCGTCCGCGAAGCGCGGGCAAAGGGCTGCGACGTCCTCGACGGCGGCCGGATGGCAGTCGGTCAGGCGGCTGACGCTTTCCAACTCATCACAGGCCGCGAGGCCGACCGCGAGCGGATGCGGGCACACTTCCTGGAACTCATCGCAGTGGAGGACGCCGCGGCTTCGCTGACCCCCGAGCTGACGAAGGCAGGCCACTGA
- a CDS encoding kdgR transcriptional regulator, IclR family (identified by match to protein family HMM PF01614) has protein sequence MSVKEDTKTDMVGKALSLLVLLGNEPRGASAADLARSASLPFSTTYRLLGSLTRDGFVDYEPDGRRYHLGLRVFQLGQRVSNHHGFAATALPVLQRVTDRTHEATILSVRDGNHHLTVNKVDGPKTFRVTSDPGHLGALHTTSVGKALVAFEEEVERKRLLEELPLDPLTEHSITDRDKFRAEIDQVRRQGYAVMDEENEIGMRAVAVPVLNSQGHAFASLAVAVPVFRLTMEELIAHVPTLQEAAAELAARLPQR, from the coding sequence ATGAGTGTGAAAGAGGACACAAAGACCGACATGGTCGGCAAGGCCCTGAGCCTGCTGGTACTTCTGGGCAATGAGCCGCGTGGCGCAAGTGCGGCCGATCTGGCCAGGAGTGCCAGCCTTCCGTTCAGCACCACCTATCGCCTGCTGGGTTCGCTCACCCGTGACGGGTTCGTGGACTACGAGCCCGATGGGCGCCGTTATCACCTGGGATTGCGTGTCTTCCAGCTGGGTCAGCGCGTTTCCAACCACCACGGGTTTGCCGCGACAGCGCTGCCGGTCCTCCAGCGAGTCACCGACCGCACCCATGAGGCCACCATCCTGTCCGTCCGCGACGGCAACCACCACCTCACCGTGAACAAGGTGGATGGCCCCAAGACCTTCCGCGTCACCAGCGACCCCGGGCACTTGGGCGCCTTGCACACCACTTCCGTGGGCAAGGCACTCGTCGCGTTCGAAGAAGAGGTCGAGCGGAAGCGACTCCTGGAAGAGCTTCCCCTGGATCCGTTGACCGAGCACTCGATCACCGACCGGGACAAGTTCCGGGCCGAAATCGACCAGGTGCGCCGCCAGGGATACGCCGTGATGGATGAAGAAAACGAGATCGGCATGCGCGCTGTTGCCGTCCCGGTCCTCAACTCCCAGGGTCACGCCTTCGCCTCACTCGCCGTCGCAGTGCCGGTCTTCCGCCTCACCATGGAGGAACTCATCGCGCACGTCCCCACCCTGCAGGAAGCCGCGGCTGAACTCGCGGCCCGCCTGCCCCAGCGCTAA